From a single Sulfolobus sp. E5-1-F genomic region:
- a CDS encoding vitamin K epoxide reductase family protein, translating into MINLKGNKIDYLFLLFGLLGLGAMIYSYLTFGLDVINSNSCTINSVISCISVETSRYSTFLGIKLYYYGIAYFSAIILLFLFVVMGIGTNISGYLIFLLSILASIISIYLIYTEIFLLGHICILCTLAHVSIFSILVLSIIRFKDSLLA; encoded by the coding sequence GTGATTAACTTGAAAGGAAATAAAATCGATTACCTATTTCTCCTTTTTGGACTATTAGGATTAGGTGCAATGATATACTCTTATCTGACCTTTGGCCTAGATGTGATAAATAGTAACAGTTGTACCATAAATTCTGTAATAAGTTGTATATCAGTCGAAACTTCTAGATACTCAACGTTTCTAGGTATAAAACTATATTATTACGGAATCGCTTACTTCTCCGCCATAATACTACTCTTTTTATTCGTTGTAATGGGAATAGGGACAAATATATCTGGCTACTTAATTTTCCTTCTAAGTATCCTAGCCTCTATCATATCTATTTACTTAATATATACTGAAATATTCTTGTTAGGACACATATGCATACTATGTACTTTAGCACATGTCTCCATTTTCAGTATCTTAGTCCTCTCAATAATTAGGTTCAAAGATTCACTTTTAGCCTAG
- a CDS encoding ABC transporter ATP-binding protein: protein MIEVLNVSKKYGNFLALQDVTFTINNGELVGYVGLNGAGKTTTIEIIAGVSFPSSGDVIIDGHSITKEKKEASKRVSWVPELPIFEQDAKALDYFIYLAGYYGIEKEEAKKKAEELFSSFGLLGREKDKLKNYSQGMKKRFVLAVSLLSDPNNFIFDEVLNGLDPQGIMFFRDLAIKLKREKKAILFSSHILSEVESIADRVIFIHKGKIIRQMAMDEIRKFFSSNTFRVTLGRVDNNVIKIAEKYGNPTLQGNTIVIENFNGNITGLSSDLSEYNIIEMSRLEGNLEEVFFKLIGDQK, encoded by the coding sequence ATGATAGAAGTATTAAATGTTTCGAAGAAGTACGGGAACTTTTTGGCATTACAAGACGTTACGTTCACTATCAACAACGGGGAACTAGTAGGTTATGTAGGTTTAAATGGGGCTGGGAAGACAACAACAATAGAAATAATAGCCGGAGTTAGCTTCCCTTCATCAGGAGACGTAATTATTGACGGCCACAGCATAACTAAAGAGAAGAAGGAAGCGTCAAAAAGAGTAAGCTGGGTACCTGAATTACCAATATTCGAACAGGACGCAAAAGCACTAGATTACTTCATTTACCTCGCAGGATACTACGGAATAGAAAAAGAAGAAGCGAAAAAGAAAGCGGAAGAATTATTCTCATCCTTTGGTTTACTAGGAAGAGAAAAAGATAAACTAAAAAACTACTCCCAAGGAATGAAAAAGAGGTTCGTATTAGCAGTATCTTTACTTTCAGATCCTAACAACTTCATATTCGATGAAGTATTAAACGGTCTTGATCCCCAAGGAATAATGTTCTTCAGAGACCTAGCTATAAAGTTGAAAAGGGAGAAAAAGGCAATTTTGTTCTCCTCCCACATTCTTTCAGAAGTAGAGAGTATAGCAGATAGAGTAATTTTCATTCATAAAGGTAAAATAATAAGGCAAATGGCAATGGACGAAATAAGGAAGTTCTTTAGTTCTAATACCTTTAGGGTTACTTTAGGAAGAGTTGACAATAACGTAATTAAGATAGCTGAAAAGTACGGTAATCCTACACTTCAAGGTAACACGATCGTTATAGAAAACTTTAACGGAAATATCACTGGACTTTCCTCAGATCTGTCTGAGTATAACATAATTGAAATGAGTAGACTTGAGGGCAATTTGGAGGAAGTGTTCTTCAAGTTAATAGGTGATCAAAAATGA
- a CDS encoding ABC transporter permease subunit has product MNPVFYDFKRSFLRLSVIIFIIIFATLGISASYETYVSTVAPNPYFYHDLNVIGVSITKGDENNIIGYVFNNQGNPISNAEINVNNSIYRTNSSGYFSINVSSNFSKPIIISYNNQKISFEQSSVFGNGTKYLSTVLFTLSTPVTHKLFSLNNDNSVISTSNSNSMASLGLVIVKDTLILVTNNPNNQQVYIQFRSLTSNTSTNGEYIGNVTNYFNFYHIQSPSSEKLLIVTIISNKSLQSTFSSLYYPHGDAITSLVNNIDDVMGIFAIVFPIIMLYLAYVLFSKPRDTGALKFILARPITRRELYINRYLGGVITAVLSSFLLSFLSYITLSVLLLSSGVSLPINIPLLTFAYVTAELIAFFSLVYMLPSFIKSGGTMLGISIFLFLFFEVGINIIAEVMALTTHNISGITNILWEIYYFSPLGVQSYGSYYLERQYGLTSTISTVHLPLVILSTILWIIVPFIVGLIKFNKINI; this is encoded by the coding sequence ATGAATCCCGTATTTTATGACTTTAAGCGGAGTTTCCTTCGATTATCAGTAATAATTTTTATTATTATATTTGCTACTTTAGGAATATCAGCCTCTTATGAAACTTATGTGTCAACTGTAGCTCCTAATCCTTATTTTTATCATGATCTGAATGTGATAGGAGTGAGTATTACAAAGGGAGACGAAAATAATATTATTGGTTATGTATTTAATAATCAAGGAAATCCTATAAGTAATGCAGAAATAAACGTAAATAATTCCATTTATAGGACTAATTCCTCAGGCTATTTTAGTATTAATGTAAGTTCTAATTTCTCAAAACCTATTATTATATCCTATAATAATCAAAAAATCTCATTTGAACAATCTTCAGTGTTCGGGAATGGTACCAAATACTTATCTACAGTATTATTCACATTATCTACCCCTGTAACACACAAGCTATTCAGTTTAAATAATGATAATTCGGTGATTTCGACTTCTAATTCAAATAGTATGGCATCTTTAGGATTGGTAATAGTTAAAGATACGTTAATTTTGGTTACAAATAATCCTAATAATCAGCAAGTTTATATACAATTCCGAAGCTTGACTTCAAATACTTCTACAAATGGAGAATACATAGGAAATGTAACCAACTACTTTAATTTTTATCACATCCAATCCCCTAGTTCGGAGAAATTACTAATAGTTACAATAATCTCTAATAAGTCTTTACAATCTACATTTTCCTCACTATATTATCCTCATGGAGATGCCATTACATCACTAGTAAATAATATAGATGATGTAATGGGCATATTTGCTATTGTTTTCCCGATTATAATGCTATATTTAGCATATGTTCTCTTTTCTAAGCCAAGAGATACTGGTGCACTAAAGTTCATACTCGCAAGACCTATCACAAGAAGGGAATTATATATTAATAGATATTTAGGAGGTGTAATAACAGCTGTATTATCTTCATTTCTACTTAGTTTTCTATCATACATTACTCTTTCAGTTTTACTATTATCTTCAGGAGTCTCATTGCCGATAAATATTCCACTGTTAACTTTCGCTTATGTTACTGCAGAATTGATAGCCTTCTTCTCATTAGTATATATGTTACCATCTTTCATAAAATCTGGAGGAACAATGCTGGGAATATCTATATTTCTTTTCTTATTCTTTGAAGTAGGAATAAACATTATAGCTGAAGTAATGGCTCTTACAACTCACAATATCAGTGGAATAACTAATATATTATGGGAGATTTATTACTTTAGTCCTTTAGGAGTACAAAGTTACGGAAGTTATTATTTAGAACGCCAGTACGGATTAACATCAACAATAAGCACTGTTCATTTACCTTTAGTAATATTGTCTACAATATTATGGATTATAGTTCCATTTATAGTTGGCTTAATAAAATTCAACAAGATAAACATTTGA
- a CDS encoding tetratricopeptide repeat protein — translation MSGKQKKNVVRIFVSSTFRDMNKERDYLVNVVYPKLRSIARSRGVYVTIIDLRWGITENDLAKIIERCLAEIDEARPHFIGILGNRYGTVPSKEQVDKLKVDKTLKDKWTQEGYSITHMEIDYAVFLKPEMAKYSYFYFKSDKASTEKQDDSENLRKLQDLKSKIRVKDSPWHWRDKEFENPVELGEQIVEDFIKMLDENYPEQSISQLDQINLIHSQYKMELLNNYVEDKKTLKEILEKLEKERRVVVTGEVGIGKSATLARLSEIYRGEKPNAFVFEHYIGAGGRETSKDIALHLLQELKKRLESNGIKIDEEIPNEEDKIYAMLSRWLSLLPNKEDALIIIDGLDQLPEARELLFVSYLNEVKVLASCRDNTEQFNYLVNLGFRKYVLSSLGIEQREEIIRRVLKAAGKELTEDQIKRIVKEEMAGNPLYLRTLLNMLLGIYEMKEEKESQNEFMDRMIGKYLVRSLEDLYGVMVGELRRVMYMYFGNDKSVLEFLKLIAVSRSGLSENEVVGISSDILPAYLSVMRNYLDYNLANKNDLLDFMHESLRDMVKKLFKDKGEEVEYRRKIYNYFSKQEVDERQIYEAPYQLYMVGDRDEIRKYLSNVNVLKLFLREYPNNRFYELVNYVTFGFGKDCENMMFSDKVTGVQDNKERADILNDLGILMGSLGCFDEALNFYNEALSIYEKFYGRDHPNVADTLNNIGAIYEEKGELDKALEYYNEALSIKEKVYGRDHPDVAGTLHNIGAIYEEKGELDKALKYYNEALSIREKVYGRNHPDVAGTLHNIGLVYKEKGEFDKALEYYNEALNIYDKVYGRDHPNVAVSLNNIGNVYVNKGDYDKALEYYNEALNIYDKVYGRDHPNVAVSLNNIGNVYEEKGELDKALKYYNEALSIKEKVYGRDHPDVAGTLHNIGAIYEEKGELDKALKYYNEALSIREKVYGRNHPDVAGTLHNIGLVYKEKGEFDKALEYYNEALSIREKVYGRDHPKVADTLNNIGNVYVNKGDYDKALEYYNEALSIREKVYGRNHPDVAGTLHNIGLVYKEKGDYDKALEYYNEALSIREKVYGRNRPEFATTLIAIGYIYLEKGDYDGAIKACSEALDIFRRFNLNYYANLASQCVEMARRGERG, via the coding sequence ATGAGCGGGAAGCAAAAGAAAAACGTTGTAAGGATTTTCGTCTCCTCAACTTTTAGGGATATGAATAAAGAGCGCGATTACCTAGTAAACGTAGTTTACCCCAAGCTAAGAAGTATAGCGAGAAGCAGAGGAGTATATGTAACCATAATAGACTTGAGATGGGGTATTACAGAAAACGACCTAGCCAAGATCATTGAGAGGTGCCTCGCAGAGATAGATGAGGCAAGACCCCACTTTATAGGAATACTGGGCAACAGGTACGGCACGGTACCTTCTAAGGAACAAGTGGACAAACTTAAAGTAGATAAGACGTTGAAGGACAAATGGACTCAAGAAGGGTACAGCATTACCCACATGGAAATAGACTATGCGGTCTTCCTCAAGCCCGAAATGGCAAAATACTCCTACTTCTATTTCAAATCTGATAAAGCATCTACTGAAAAACAAGATGACTCAGAAAATTTGAGAAAGCTTCAGGATTTAAAGAGTAAAATCAGGGTGAAGGATTCACCTTGGCACTGGAGAGATAAGGAGTTTGAGAACCCTGTAGAGTTGGGAGAACAAATCGTAGAAGATTTCATTAAAATGCTCGACGAGAACTACCCTGAACAGTCGATCTCGCAGCTTGACCAGATCAACTTAATACACTCACAATACAAGATGGAGCTATTGAATAATTACGTTGAGGATAAGAAGACCTTGAAAGAAATATTGGAAAAGTTGGAAAAAGAAAGAAGGGTTGTGGTTACTGGTGAAGTTGGGATCGGGAAGAGCGCTACGCTAGCCCGCTTGAGCGAAATATACAGAGGCGAGAAACCTAACGCCTTTGTTTTTGAACACTACATAGGGGCGGGAGGAAGAGAGACGTCAAAGGACATCGCGCTTCACTTACTCCAAGAACTAAAGAAGAGGTTAGAGTCCAATGGTATTAAGATCGATGAGGAAATTCCAAATGAGGAGGATAAAATTTACGCGATGTTATCAAGGTGGTTGAGCCTTCTTCCTAATAAGGAAGATGCGCTCATAATAATAGATGGTCTTGACCAACTGCCGGAGGCTCGGGAGTTACTTTTCGTTAGTTATCTAAATGAGGTGAAGGTTCTTGCGTCGTGTAGGGATAACACTGAGCAGTTTAATTATCTGGTGAACTTGGGCTTCAGAAAGTACGTGCTGAGTAGTCTGGGGATTGAGCAGAGGGAGGAGATAATAAGGAGGGTGTTAAAGGCTGCGGGGAAGGAATTGACGGAGGATCAAATTAAGAGGATAGTTAAGGAGGAGATGGCTGGGAATCCATTGTACTTGAGGACGCTCCTTAATATGCTTTTAGGGATTTACGAAATGAAGGAGGAGAAGGAGTCTCAGAATGAATTTATGGATAGGATGATAGGGAAGTATCTTGTGAGAAGTTTGGAGGATCTTTATGGTGTTATGGTTGGGGAGCTTAGGCGTGTGATGTACATGTATTTTGGGAATGATAAGTCGGTTTTAGAGTTTTTGAAGTTGATTGCTGTTTCTAGGAGTGGGTTGAGTGAAAATGAGGTTGTTGGGATTTCGTCGGATATACTTCCCGCATATCTTTCGGTTATGAGGAATTATCTTGATTATAATTTGGCTAATAAGAATGATTTGCTTGATTTCATGCATGAGTCTTTGAGGGATATGGTGAAGAAGTTGTTCAAGGATAAGGGTGAGGAAGTTGAGTATAGGCGTAAAATTTACAATTACTTTTCGAAGCAAGAGGTTGATGAGAGGCAGATATATGAGGCACCTTACCAGCTTTACATGGTTGGTGATAGGGATGAGATTAGGAAATACCTCTCAAACGTTAACGTGCTTAAGCTCTTCTTAAGAGAGTACCCTAACAACAGGTTTTACGAGTTGGTTAATTATGTAACGTTTGGTTTTGGGAAGGATTGTGAGAATATGATGTTTAGTGATAAAGTTACGGGCGTTCAAGATAACAAGGAGAGGGCTGATATTTTAAATGACCTTGGAATTTTAATGGGTTCGTTGGGTTGTTTTGATGAAGCACTGAATTTCTATAATGAGGCTTTGAGTATTTATGAGAAGTTCTATGGTAGGGATCATCCGAATGTTGCGGACACATTGAATAACATTGGAGCTATTTATGAAGAGAAGGGTGAGCTTGATAAGGCTTTAGAGTACTATAATGAGGCTTTAAGTATTAAGGAGAAGGTATATGGTAGGGATCACCCAGATGTTGCAGGTACGTTACATAACATTGGAGCTATTTATGAAGAGAAGGGTGAGCTTGATAAGGCTTTAAAATACTATAATGAGGCTTTAAGTATTAGGGAGAAGGTATATGGTAGGAATCACCCAGATGTTGCAGGTACGTTACATAACATTGGTCTTGTTTATAAAGAGAAGGGTGAGTTTGATAAGGCTTTAGAGTACTATAATGAGGCTTTGAATATTTATGATAAGGTATATGGTAGGGATCATCCGAATGTTGCGGTATCGTTGAATAACATTGGGAATGTCTATGTAAATAAGGGTGATTACGATAAGGCTTTAGAGTACTATAATGAGGCTTTGAATATTTATGATAAGGTATATGGTAGGGATCATCCGAATGTTGCGGTATCGTTGAATAACATTGGGAATGTCTATGAAGAGAAGGGTGAGCTTGATAAGGCTTTAAAATACTATAATGAGGCTTTAAGTATTAAGGAGAAGGTATATGGTAGGGATCACCCAGATGTTGCAGGTACGTTACATAACATTGGAGCTATTTATGAAGAGAAGGGTGAGCTTGATAAGGCTTTAAAATACTATAATGAGGCTTTAAGTATTAGGGAGAAGGTATATGGTAGGAATCACCCAGATGTTGCAGGTACGTTACATAACATTGGTCTTGTTTATAAAGAGAAGGGTGAGTTTGATAAGGCTTTAGAGTACTATAATGAGGCTTTAAGTATTAGGGAGAAGGTATATGGTAGGGATCATCCAAAAGTTGCGGACACATTGAATAACATTGGGAATGTCTATGTAAATAAGGGTGATTACGATAAGGCTTTAGAGTACTATAATGAGGCTTTAAGTATTAGGGAGAAGGTATATGGTAGGAATCACCCAGATGTTGCAGGTACGTTACATAACATTGGTCTTGTTTATAAAGAGAAGGGTGATTACGATAAGGCTTTAGAGTACTATAATGAGGCTTTAAGTATTAGGGAGAAGGTATATGGTAGAAATCGCCCAGAATTTGCGACCACTTTGATTGCCATTGGTTATATTTATTTAGAGAAGGGTGATTATGATGGAGCTATTAAGGCGTGTAGTGAGGCATTGGATATATTTAGGAGGTTTAATTTGAATTACTACGCTAATCTCGCATCGCAATGTGTTGAGATGGCTAGGAGAGGGGAGAGAGGATGA
- a CDS encoding DNA polymerase II: MGRTQPSYTMAVNRELEKLERIISRLNSPTLSLLLEKVKEKVRYAQSASYDELVDPYNLVYFTLIWALAEECEKWRNTCLTLTRSKEE; encoded by the coding sequence ATGGGAAGAACACAACCATCATACACCATGGCAGTAAACAGAGAATTAGAAAAACTGGAAAGAATAATTTCACGATTGAACTCACCCACCCTATCCCTTTTACTCGAAAAGGTTAAAGAAAAAGTAAGATATGCTCAAAGTGCATCATACGATGAACTCGTTGACCCCTATAACCTAGTTTACTTCACACTTATTTGGGCTTTAGCGGAGGAGTGTGAGAAATGGAGGAATACGTGCTTGACGCTTACCCGATCAAAGGAGGAGTGA
- a CDS encoding DNA polymerase domain-containing protein — protein sequence MEEYVLDAYPIKGGVKLFLNNFKEKTIRTTFPVYAITDNPDIVLQHPEVKYYEEEKWKTLNGKEVKVYRFEVESFDAYYYMRKRLNVVNETPTVLSQTLYRLGIRPFRRLHSYDDEFPKLTIARVVPLDWYGESSKGKVFEVKINDEVKRFYEKPEIEADVVECLGEACNYVKSNVKIRIEKKRSPVSAKGLIEWSLISLTPIHEIAYATIGKVLTTNEAWVAFKRRIIIPKVVPRVEKLRRLEDIMMADKGGLILFPQLGCYNNVYQVDFSSMYPSLIVKYNISAETVDSCNDITTELHSICLREKGIIPEALEWLIKRKSELKKIDEERAEAIKWILVASFGYLGYRNSLFGKIEAYEMVTYFARKTLRRTMEIAEEMGLKVLHGIIDSLVVKGDNVDKFVERVEEETGLRLDYKRYNWIIFTTTRNDTPYPTRYIGNMNGEMIAKGLIRENMPNIVKSFLEDVLREFSSAGTCSDIKKVRIRDLFEQYRKRAINGEPIDYVIWIKGIPYVRGVKGFYDARLGYMGRDVDYYVNYLKRVYKDLEEVISRC from the coding sequence ATGGAGGAATACGTGCTTGACGCTTACCCGATCAAAGGAGGAGTGAAACTATTCCTAAACAATTTCAAGGAGAAAACTATCAGAACAACGTTTCCAGTTTACGCTATAACAGACAACCCCGATATAGTACTACAGCATCCGGAAGTGAAGTATTATGAGGAAGAGAAATGGAAAACGTTAAATGGGAAAGAGGTTAAAGTTTACCGCTTTGAAGTTGAATCCTTTGACGCTTATTATTACATGAGGAAGAGGCTAAACGTAGTTAACGAAACGCCAACAGTATTATCACAAACCCTATATCGCTTAGGGATAAGACCCTTTAGGAGATTACACTCTTATGATGACGAATTCCCAAAGTTAACTATTGCCAGAGTTGTGCCCTTAGATTGGTATGGTGAGTCGTCAAAGGGGAAAGTTTTTGAAGTCAAAATAAATGATGAGGTTAAGAGATTTTACGAAAAGCCTGAAATTGAGGCTGATGTAGTCGAATGCCTAGGAGAGGCGTGTAATTACGTAAAGTCGAACGTTAAGATTAGAATTGAGAAGAAGAGATCTCCAGTTTCAGCTAAGGGGTTAATAGAGTGGTCCCTTATCTCGCTTACCCCAATTCACGAAATAGCCTATGCCACTATTGGTAAAGTGTTAACGACAAATGAAGCTTGGGTTGCGTTTAAGAGAAGAATAATCATACCTAAGGTTGTTCCAAGAGTTGAGAAATTGAGGAGATTGGAGGATATAATGATGGCGGATAAGGGTGGATTGATACTCTTCCCACAGCTTGGATGTTACAATAACGTTTATCAGGTTGACTTCTCTTCAATGTATCCCTCCTTGATCGTTAAGTACAACATTTCAGCTGAAACCGTTGACAGTTGTAATGATATAACGACTGAGTTACATTCAATTTGCTTAAGGGAAAAGGGAATTATACCAGAGGCGTTAGAGTGGTTGATAAAGAGAAAATCAGAGTTGAAGAAAATTGATGAGGAGAGAGCTGAGGCAATAAAGTGGATTTTAGTTGCCTCGTTTGGGTATCTAGGTTATAGGAATTCCTTGTTTGGGAAGATCGAGGCTTACGAAATGGTTACCTATTTCGCCAGGAAGACGTTAAGGAGAACAATGGAGATTGCTGAAGAAATGGGATTGAAGGTTTTACACGGTATAATAGATTCACTAGTCGTTAAGGGTGATAACGTTGATAAATTCGTTGAGAGAGTTGAGGAGGAAACTGGGCTAAGACTGGATTATAAACGTTATAATTGGATTATCTTCACTACTACCAGAAATGATACTCCCTATCCTACAAGGTATATTGGAAACATGAATGGTGAAATGATCGCTAAGGGTTTAATAAGGGAGAACATGCCAAATATCGTTAAGTCGTTTTTGGAAGACGTGTTAAGGGAATTTTCATCAGCTGGGACTTGTTCCGATATAAAGAAGGTTAGGATTAGGGATTTGTTTGAACAGTATAGAAAGAGGGCTATAAATGGTGAGCCAATAGATTACGTTATATGGATTAAGGGTATTCCTTACGTGAGGGGAGTTAAGGGTTTCTACGATGCTAGACTAGGTTATATGGGAAGGGATGTAGATTACTACGTTAATTACTTGAAGAGGGTTTACAAAGATTTGGAGGAGGTGATCTCTAGATGCTAA